Below is a genomic region from Pseudomonas berkeleyensis.
ACTCGTCTCGTCGAGACAGGTCTTAGGCCTCAGGGATTCCCGCGCTCTCCGGTCGTAGGGTGCGCCGTGCGCACCGCTTGTCGGGCATCGTTGCTAAATTTCCTTTGGTGCGCGCGGCGCACCCTACAAAGGCCTGATCCGCCTTCCCTGGTTGGTATTTGAGGTTTCGGCGTGAGCGCCGGTTGCTCAAGGTCGATGCTGTTTCGCATGCTGGCTGCCGGGTTGTCGATGGCAGTTAGCTGCACAAACAAAAATGCCCGCATCTTTCGATGCGGGCATTTTTGGCAAGAACCTGTCGCGATTAAGCGGCAGCAGCTTCGCCCAGCGCCTTGATGTGCGCGTTCAGGCGGCTCTTGTGACGAGCGGCTTTGTTCTTGTGGATGATGCCTTTGTCAGCCATGCGGTCGATGACCGGAACGGCTGCAGTGTAAGCGGTCTTGGCAAGCTCGAGATCCTTGGCAGCAATAGCCTTGACCACGTTCTTGATGTAGGTACGAACCATCGAGCGCAGGCTGGCGTTATGGCTACGGCGCTTCTCAGCCTGTTTGGCGCGTTTTTTGGCAGAAGGTGAGTTGGCCACCGTCAAGCTCCTCGAAAACTGGGGGGTTACGACAAATAAGGCCGCGAATCATGCCGATCCATCTGCCTGCTGTCAAGTCTGATGACGCTTTCCTGTGCTGGCCTGACCAGTGGTGGCTCGCTACACTCGTCGCCTTCGTTGGGCGGCGGATTGTCCGCTACTAAACCTTTTTATGGAAGCCGAAACACCCCATGAATCTGCTCAAATCCCTGGCTGCTGTCAGTTCCCTGACCATGGTGTCTCGTGTGCTGGGGTTTGTGCGCGACACCATTATTGCCCGCACCTTCGGCGCTGGGGTGGCGTCGGACGCCTTCGTGGTGGCGTTCAAGCTGCCCAACCTGTTGCGCCGTATTTTCGCTGAGGGTGCCTTTTCCCAGGCTTTCGTGCCGATTCTGGCCGAATACAAAATGCAGCAGGGCGAGGAGGCCACGCGAACCTTTGTCGCCTATGTCTGCGGTTTGCTGACGCTGGTGTTGGCGTTGGTCACGGCTGTCGGCGTACTTGCCGCCCCCTGGATCGTCTGGGCTACCGCGCCGGGGTTTGCCGTCGAGGCCGAGCGTTTCGAGCTGACGGTCGATCTGCTGCGCGTGACCTTCCCCTATATATTGCTGATATCCCTGTCATCGCTGGCCGGCGCCGTTCTCAACACCTGGAACCGTTTCTCCGTGCCGGCGTTCGTGCCGACACTGCTCAATGTCAGCATGATCGTTTTCGCGCTATTCCTGACGCCCTATTTCGATCCGCCGATCATGGCACTGGGCTGGGCTGTGCTGGTTGGCGGCCTGCTGCAATTACTCTGGCAACTGCCGCATTTGAGGAAAATCGGCATGCTGGTACTGCCCCGCGTGAACCTCGGAGACCTCGGGGTGTGGCGTGTGCTCAAGCAAATGGGGCCGGCGATTTTCGGTGTCTCGGTCAGTCAGATTTCGCTGATCATCAACACCATCTTCGCGTCGTTCCTGGTGGCGGGGTCGGTGTCCTGGATGTACTACGCCGACCGCCTGATGGAACTGCCCTCGGGGGTGCTGGGCGTGGCGCTGGGTACGATTCTGCTGCCTGCGCTTTCCAAGACCTACGCCAGCCGCGATCGCGAGGAATATCGGCGCCTGCTCGATTGGGGCCTGCGCCTGTGCTTCCTGCTGGTGCTGCCCAGTGCGCTGGCGCTGGCGGTACTGGCCGAGCCGCTGACGGTGTCGCTGTTCCAGTACGGTAAGTTCACTGCCACCGATGCGCTGATGACGCAGCAAGCGCTGATCGCCTATTCCATCGGCTTGCTCGGAATCATTCTGGTGAAGATCCTGGCGCCCGGTTTTTATGCCCAGCAGAACATCAAGACACCCGTGAAAATCGCCGTGGTGACGCTGGTCTTCACGCAACTGATGAACCTGGTGCTGATCGGCCCGCTGGCGCACGCCGGTCTGGCGCTGGCAATCAGCCTGGCCGCCTGCCTCAATGCCGGCTTGTTGTACTGGCAACTGCGCCGCGCTGATATCTTCCAGCCATTGCCTGGTTGGGGATTGTTCCTGCTCAAGTTGGCGGTGGCGGTGGTGGTGATGGTTGCGGTGTTGTTGGGGTTGCTGCAGATCATGCCGGCCTGGGCCGACGGCCAGATGGCTGTGCGTCTGCTGCGCCTCGGCGCACTGGTAGCGGCGGGGCTGATCGCCTATTTCGGCATGTTGCTGATCTTGGGATTCCGCCTACGCGACTTTGCGCGACGGGCGTTATAGCGATTGTAGGGGGCGCTGTGCGCACCATTAGGTCGTTGCAGTAATGGTGTGTACGGCGCCCCTGCGATTGCAGGCATCGCGATGCCTGTTGTGCATGCCGTGCTGTGCGTATAATCGGCCACTTTGTGAACAAGAAGCGTGCTATGCAGCTGGTTCGAGGTCTTCATAACCTGCAGCCCCAGGCGCGGGGCTGTGTGGTCACCATCGGTAATTTCGACGGCGTTCATCGTGGGCACCAGGCCATCCTGGCGCGCTTGCGTGAGCGTGCCGTGGAATTGGCCGTGCCCAGTTGCGTGGTGATCTTCGAACCGCAGCCACGTGAATTCTTCGGCCCGGACACCGCTCCAGCGCGCCTGACACGTCTGCGTGACAAGCTCGCTCTGCTGGCAGCGGAAGGCGTCGACATGGTGCTGTGCCTGGCGTTCAATCGTCGTCTGCGCGAGCTCTCGGCAGCCGAGTTCGTCCAGCGTGTGCTGGTCGATGGGCTCAAGGTGAAGGATCTGGAGATCGGCGACGATTTCCGCTTCGGCTGCGACCGCGCCGGAGATTTCGAATTTCTCAAGGCCGCGGGCCAGCGTTACGGTTTCAGCGTCGATGCCTCGACCACCGTCGAAGTACGTGGCGGCCGGGTCAGCAGCACCCGTGTGCGCCAGGCGCTGGCCGATGGTGATTTCGACCTGGCCGAAGCCTTGCTCGGCCGACCGTTCCGTATTGCCGGGCGGGTGCTGCACGGACAGAAGCTCGGTCGTCAGCTCGATGCCCCTACGGCCAATATCCAGCTTAAGCGGCGCAAGGTGCCGCTTACCGGCGTCTATCTGGTGAGCTGTGAAATCGATGGTGTCATTCAACCGGGCGTCGCCAATATCGGCGTGCGCCCCAGCGTTGCCGGTGACGGCCGCGCCCATCTGGAAGTGCACCTTCTGGATTTTGCCGGCGATCTGTATGGCCGGCGTCTCTCGGTGGCATTCCACCACAAGCTGCGTGATGAGCAGCGTTTCGCCTCGCTGGAGGCCCTGAAGGCGGCGATTGCCGCCGATATTGCCGCTGCCCGTAATTATTGGCAGAGCCACCCGCTGATGAAGAGCCCGACATGACCGACTACAAAGCCACGCTGAACCTGCCCGATACTCCCTTCCCGATGAAGGCTGGCCTGCCGCAACGCGAGCCGCAGACCCTGCAGCGCTGGATTGATATTGGTCTGTACGAAAAGCTGCGCAAGGCTGGCGAAGGCCGTCCGAAGTTCGTCCTGCACGACGGCCCGCCCTATGCCAACGGCAGCATCCACATCGGCCACGCGCTGAACAAGATCCTCAAGGACATCATCACCCGTTCCAAGACCATGGCCGGTTTCGATGCGCCGTACGTGCCAGGCTGGGATTGCCACGGCCTGCCGATCGAGCACAAGGTCGAGACCACCTTCGGCAAGAACCAGCCGGCCGACCTGACCCGCGAGCGTTGCCGTGCCTACGCTGCCGAGCAGGTAGAGGAGCAGAAGGCCGGTTTCGTTCGTCTTGGCGTGCTCGGTGATTGGGGCAACCCCTACCTGACCATGAACTTCGCCAACGAGGCCGGCGAGATCCGTGCCCTGGCGGAAATGGTCAAGAACGGCTTCGTGTTCAAAGGCCTCAAACCGGTCAACTTCTGCTTCGACTGCGGCTCGGCCCTGGCCGAGGCCGAAGTCGAGTACATGGACAAGAAGTCCGAAGCCATCGATGTGGCCTTCCCGGTCGAAGATGCCGACAAGCTGGCCGCCGCCTTTGGTCTGTCCAGCCTGAGCAAGCCAACCGCCATCGTCATCTGGACCACCACGCCCTGGACCATCCCGGCCAACCAAGCTTTGAACGTGCATCCGGAATTCACCTACGCACTGGTGGATGTCGGCGATCGTGTACTGCTGCTGGCCGAGGAAATGGTCGCGAGCTGCCTGCAGCGCTATGACTTGCAGGGCGAGGTGATCGCCACTGCGCCTGGAGCGGCGCTGGAACTGATCAACTTCCGTCATCCCTTCTATGACCGCTTGTCGCCGCTGTACTTGGCCGATTACGTCGAGCTGGGTGCTGGCACCGGTATCGTTCACTCGGCGCCTGCTTACGGTGAGGACGACTTCCACAGCTGCAAGCGCTATGGCATGAGCAACGATGAGATCCTCAATCCGGTGCAGAGCAACGGTGTGTACGTCGAGTCGCTGCCGTTCTTCGGTGGCCAGTTCATCTGGAAGGCCAATCCGGCCATCATCGCCAAGCTCGAGGAAGTCGGTGCACTGCTCAAGCACACCACCATCAGTCACAGCTACATGCACTGCTGGCGCCACAAGACGCCGCTGATCTACCGTGCCACTGCGCAGTGGTTCGTCGGTATGGACACCCAGCCGAAGGCGGGCGGTACTCTGCGTGAGCGCTCCCTGGCGGCCATCGAGGAAACCAAGTTCGTCCCGGCCTGGGGCCAGGCCCGTCTGCACAGCATGATCGCTGGCCGTCCGGACTGGTGCATCTCGCGTCAGCGCAACTGGGGCGTGCCGATCCCGTTCTTCACCCATAAAGAGAGCGGCGAGCTGCACCCGCGCACCGTCGAGTTGATGGAAGAAGTCGCCAAGCGTGTCGAGCAAGAGGGCA
It encodes:
- the rpsT gene encoding 30S ribosomal protein S20, which encodes MANSPSAKKRAKQAEKRRSHNASLRSMVRTYIKNVVKAIAAKDLELAKTAYTAAVPVIDRMADKGIIHKNKAARHKSRLNAHIKALGEAAAA
- the murJ gene encoding murein biosynthesis integral membrane protein MurJ — translated: MNLLKSLAAVSSLTMVSRVLGFVRDTIIARTFGAGVASDAFVVAFKLPNLLRRIFAEGAFSQAFVPILAEYKMQQGEEATRTFVAYVCGLLTLVLALVTAVGVLAAPWIVWATAPGFAVEAERFELTVDLLRVTFPYILLISLSSLAGAVLNTWNRFSVPAFVPTLLNVSMIVFALFLTPYFDPPIMALGWAVLVGGLLQLLWQLPHLRKIGMLVLPRVNLGDLGVWRVLKQMGPAIFGVSVSQISLIINTIFASFLVAGSVSWMYYADRLMELPSGVLGVALGTILLPALSKTYASRDREEYRRLLDWGLRLCFLLVLPSALALAVLAEPLTVSLFQYGKFTATDALMTQQALIAYSIGLLGIILVKILAPGFYAQQNIKTPVKIAVVTLVFTQLMNLVLIGPLAHAGLALAISLAACLNAGLLYWQLRRADIFQPLPGWGLFLLKLAVAVVVMVAVLLGLLQIMPAWADGQMAVRLLRLGALVAAGLIAYFGMLLILGFRLRDFARRAL
- the ribF gene encoding bifunctional riboflavin kinase/FAD synthetase, with the protein product MQLVRGLHNLQPQARGCVVTIGNFDGVHRGHQAILARLRERAVELAVPSCVVIFEPQPREFFGPDTAPARLTRLRDKLALLAAEGVDMVLCLAFNRRLRELSAAEFVQRVLVDGLKVKDLEIGDDFRFGCDRAGDFEFLKAAGQRYGFSVDASTTVEVRGGRVSSTRVRQALADGDFDLAEALLGRPFRIAGRVLHGQKLGRQLDAPTANIQLKRRKVPLTGVYLVSCEIDGVIQPGVANIGVRPSVAGDGRAHLEVHLLDFAGDLYGRRLSVAFHHKLRDEQRFASLEALKAAIAADIAAARNYWQSHPLMKSPT
- the ileS gene encoding isoleucine--tRNA ligase, which codes for MTDYKATLNLPDTPFPMKAGLPQREPQTLQRWIDIGLYEKLRKAGEGRPKFVLHDGPPYANGSIHIGHALNKILKDIITRSKTMAGFDAPYVPGWDCHGLPIEHKVETTFGKNQPADLTRERCRAYAAEQVEEQKAGFVRLGVLGDWGNPYLTMNFANEAGEIRALAEMVKNGFVFKGLKPVNFCFDCGSALAEAEVEYMDKKSEAIDVAFPVEDADKLAAAFGLSSLSKPTAIVIWTTTPWTIPANQALNVHPEFTYALVDVGDRVLLLAEEMVASCLQRYDLQGEVIATAPGAALELINFRHPFYDRLSPLYLADYVELGAGTGIVHSAPAYGEDDFHSCKRYGMSNDEILNPVQSNGVYVESLPFFGGQFIWKANPAIIAKLEEVGALLKHTTISHSYMHCWRHKTPLIYRATAQWFVGMDTQPKAGGTLRERSLAAIEETKFVPAWGQARLHSMIAGRPDWCISRQRNWGVPIPFFTHKESGELHPRTVELMEEVAKRVEQEGIEAWFKLDAAELLGAEADQYDKSRDTLDVWFDSGTTHWHVLRGSHAELAHANGPAADLYLEGSDQHRGWFHSSLLTGCAIDGHAPYKELLTHGFTVDEQGRKQSKSLGNVVAPQKVIDSMGADILRLWVASTDYSGEMAVSDQILQRSADAYRRIRNTARFMLANLNGFNPATDLLPAEQMLDLDRWAVDATARLQDELTEAYSEYRFWNVYSKVHNFCVQELGGFYLDIIKDRQYTTAVDSVARRSCQSALYHISEALVRWIAPILAFTAEEIWQFLPGERDESVMLSTWYQGLDRLPEGFELDRAYWDRVMVVKAAVNKELENLRTAKAIGASLQAEVTLFCDDAKQADLAKLGDELRFALITSAAQTAPLADAPADAVVTEVEGLKLKILKSAHAKCGRCWHFRADVGSHAAHPELCERCVSNIEGVGEVRKHA